One region of Oscillatoria salina IIICB1 genomic DNA includes:
- a CDS encoding ArsR/SmtB family transcription factor: protein MQKSLSPKTTPEALAPIAEYFKVLSEVSRLQILSCLRSGAMNVTELGDATGLGQANLSKHLKMLTQAGLLSRQPQGVSVYYEISDPVIFELCELVCDRVGDRIQQQAAKFERFI, encoded by the coding sequence ATGCAAAAATCTCTTTCACCAAAAACAACTCCAGAAGCTTTAGCTCCCATTGCTGAATATTTTAAAGTCCTCTCAGAAGTGAGTCGGCTGCAAATTTTAAGCTGTTTGAGATCGGGAGCAATGAATGTGACGGAACTGGGTGATGCGACGGGGTTGGGACAAGCAAATTTGTCTAAACATCTGAAAATGTTAACTCAAGCAGGGCTTTTATCTCGTCAGCCTCAAGGAGTAAGTGTTTATTACGAAATTAGCGATCCCGTCATCTTTGAGCTATGCGAGTTAGTCTGCGATCGCGTCGGCGATCGTATCCAACAACAAGCAGCTAAATTTGAACGGTTTATTTAA
- a CDS encoding carotenoid oxygenase family protein — translation MQNLPTKEHFSVPTTEQNYQLQDWQKGYESQRQESAYWLEDIEGEIPKDLQGTLFRNGPGLLDINGREIAHPFDGDGLICAITFKGGRAYFRNRFVRTAGFIKEQKAGKILYRGVFGTQKPGGWWANAFDFKIKNIANTNVIYWGEKLLALWEAAEPHSLNPATLETFGLDYLDSILAPGDPFAAHPKIDPSCQMDNGAPCLVNFAIKPGFSTTIIVYELAPDGQLLRRREHQVPGFAFIHDFAITPNYCIFFQNPVKFNPIPFALGFQGAGEGVEFQPKQPTKIVVIPRNPSQKSIQIWETKAGFVFHHANAFETEDNRICIDSICYESFPKVEENTSYKEVEFDLLSPGQLWRFTLDLKAERVKRELVESRCCEFPALHPEKVGRTYQYLFLGAAHQATGNAPLQAILKLNLTTGERQLWSAAPKGYVNEPIFVPKPNAISEDDGWVLTMVYDASHHRSDLVILDGRDLNGQPVAKLHLKYHIPYGLHGSWTPQCFNF, via the coding sequence ATGCAAAATCTACCAACAAAAGAACATTTTTCTGTGCCAACAACTGAGCAAAATTATCAACTTCAAGATTGGCAAAAAGGTTATGAATCTCAACGTCAAGAATCTGCTTATTGGCTAGAAGATATTGAAGGAGAAATCCCCAAAGATTTGCAGGGTACTTTATTTCGTAACGGACCGGGTTTATTAGATATAAATGGTCGAGAAATTGCTCATCCCTTTGATGGAGATGGTCTAATTTGCGCGATTACTTTCAAGGGAGGTCGTGCTTACTTCCGTAACCGTTTTGTGCGTACAGCAGGATTTATTAAAGAACAAAAAGCAGGAAAAATTCTTTATCGGGGGGTATTTGGGACACAAAAACCTGGTGGTTGGTGGGCTAATGCTTTTGACTTTAAGATCAAAAATATTGCTAATACAAATGTTATTTATTGGGGTGAAAAACTACTAGCACTTTGGGAAGCAGCCGAACCGCACAGCTTAAATCCAGCAACATTAGAAACATTTGGTTTAGATTACCTTGATAGTATTTTAGCACCTGGAGATCCTTTTGCTGCCCATCCTAAAATTGACCCCAGTTGTCAGATGGATAATGGTGCGCCTTGTTTAGTTAATTTTGCAATTAAACCAGGTTTTTCGACGACAATTATTGTTTATGAATTAGCTCCCGACGGTCAATTATTGCGTCGTCGGGAACATCAAGTTCCTGGATTTGCTTTTATTCATGATTTTGCGATTACCCCCAATTATTGTATCTTTTTTCAAAATCCTGTTAAGTTTAATCCAATTCCCTTTGCTTTAGGGTTTCAAGGTGCGGGTGAAGGTGTGGAATTTCAGCCTAAACAACCAACTAAAATTGTGGTTATTCCTCGCAATCCCAGTCAGAAGTCAATTCAAATTTGGGAAACTAAAGCAGGTTTTGTTTTCCATCATGCTAATGCTTTTGAAACCGAGGATAATCGGATTTGTATTGACTCGATTTGTTATGAATCTTTCCCAAAAGTTGAAGAAAATACGAGTTACAAAGAAGTTGAATTCGATCTACTTTCTCCGGGACAACTGTGGCGATTTACACTTGATTTAAAAGCTGAAAGAGTGAAACGTGAGTTAGTAGAAAGTCGTTGCTGTGAGTTTCCCGCGTTACATCCGGAGAAAGTAGGACGAACCTATCAATATTTATTTCTGGGTGCTGCACATCAAGCAACTGGGAATGCTCCTTTACAAGCAATTCTCAAATTGAATTTAACTACGGGTGAAAGACAGTTGTGGAGTGCAGCACCAAAAGGGTATGTCAACGAACCGATTTTCGTTCCCAAACCCAATGCAATTAGTGAAGATGATGGTTGGGTGTTAACAATGGTGTATGATGCTAGTCATCATCGTTCGGATCTGGTAATTTTAGATGGACGGGATTTAAATGGTCAACCTGTAGCTAAACTGCACCTGAAGTACCACATTCCTTATGGTTTGCACGGTAGTTGGACACCTCAGTGCTTTAATTTTTAA
- a CDS encoding universal stress protein — MIQKILFADSGTGHSEELLKYLMEIPSLKNASIAILHVVSPQVSSNAMTDKWEEGGKILANSLQNLQLDPTKVSTMLRQGDPKDTVCKVAEEIDADLIIMGSRGLKRLESILENSVSQYVFQLTDRPMLLVKDDIYVKKLKRVMVAMDRSEAAQQCLDLALFLVRDIPGGELLLVRVNPDLKKELLPIPPQEAEKNPVLAPAVAKVKRLGISYRCIVTAGRPGEEICQVAADNNVDLLMLGSPDRRPSIAKALPDLDRLLGTSLSDYVRVYADCPVLLTRPISP; from the coding sequence ATGATCCAGAAAATTTTATTTGCCGATTCCGGAACAGGACATTCGGAAGAATTGCTGAAATACCTGATGGAAATTCCTTCCCTCAAAAATGCCTCAATCGCAATTTTGCACGTGGTTTCTCCTCAAGTTAGCTCAAACGCAATGACTGATAAGTGGGAAGAGGGTGGCAAAATCCTTGCTAACAGCCTCCAGAATTTACAACTAGATCCCACCAAGGTTTCCACCATGCTGCGACAGGGCGATCCCAAAGATACGGTTTGCAAAGTAGCAGAAGAAATCGATGCCGATTTAATTATCATGGGTTCGCGAGGACTCAAACGGCTAGAGTCGATCTTAGAAAATTCTGTCAGCCAATACGTTTTTCAACTGACCGATCGCCCAATGTTACTGGTGAAAGATGACATTTATGTTAAAAAACTCAAACGGGTAATGGTCGCAATGGATCGGTCTGAGGCTGCCCAACAATGTCTTGATTTAGCTTTGTTCCTCGTACGCGATATTCCTGGCGGCGAACTATTATTGGTACGAGTCAACCCCGACTTGAAAAAAGAATTGCTACCTATTCCTCCCCAAGAGGCAGAAAAAAACCCAGTCTTAGCGCCTGCTGTTGCCAAGGTGAAAAGACTCGGAATTAGCTACCGTTGTATTGTCACGGCGGGCAGACCGGGAGAAGAAATTTGTCAAGTTGCTGCGGACAATAATGTTGACTTACTCATGCTGGGTTCTCCCGATCGCCGTCCTTCGATCGCTAAAGCTTTACCCGACTTAGATCGGCTATTGGGAACTTCTCTATCCGACTATGTAAGAGTTTACGCCGACTGTCCAGTTCTCTTAACCCGCCCGATTAGTCCTTAA
- a CDS encoding folate/biopterin family MFS transporter, with protein MIVSDHWLTSLKESLKEKLFFGNEPNPELIAIITVYFVQGILGLARLAISFFLKDDLALSPAEVAALSGIAALPWVTKPLLGFLSDSLPLFGYRRRPYLILSGIFGAASWLALATVVNNAWTAIAAILLTSLSVAISDVIVDSLVVERARKESLAQSGSLQSLCWGSSALGGIITAYLSGWLLEQFSNQTVFAITATFPLIVCGVAWLIAEQPVEKVSPEKDEDKDDRQKPNLGVKQQIKQLWRAISQKTILLPTIFIFIWQATPSADSALFFFTTNELGFQPEFLGRVRLVTSIASLVGVWLFQRFLKNVPFRVIFGWSTVIASVLGMTMLLLVTHTNRTLGIDDHWFSLGDSLILTVMGQIAFMPVLVLAARLCPEGVEATLFALLMSVNNLGGLLSHETGALLTHWLGVTESNFDNLWLLVLLANLSTLLPLPLLGFLPAGDPQQEARKSLPMAEIYEHHSLGSQTEESFLPDVLPDLATTRTAKERDSLHQHE; from the coding sequence ATGATCGTATCTGACCATTGGTTGACTAGCCTGAAAGAAAGCCTCAAAGAGAAACTTTTCTTCGGTAACGAGCCAAACCCAGAGCTAATAGCCATCATAACCGTCTATTTTGTTCAAGGTATTCTCGGCTTAGCACGTCTAGCAATTAGCTTTTTTCTCAAAGACGACCTCGCCCTCAGTCCGGCGGAAGTAGCAGCCTTATCAGGAATAGCTGCCCTCCCTTGGGTAACAAAACCTCTTCTCGGCTTTCTCTCTGACAGTTTGCCCTTATTCGGCTATCGCAGACGACCCTACTTAATTTTGTCAGGAATTTTCGGAGCCGCAAGTTGGCTCGCCCTAGCAACTGTGGTGAATAATGCTTGGACAGCGATCGCCGCAATTTTACTTACCTCCCTTTCAGTTGCCATCAGTGACGTAATTGTAGACTCCCTCGTCGTAGAAAGAGCCAGAAAAGAATCTCTCGCTCAATCTGGTTCACTACAATCATTATGCTGGGGTTCCTCAGCCTTGGGAGGGATAATTACTGCTTACTTAAGCGGTTGGTTATTAGAACAATTCAGCAACCAAACCGTATTCGCCATTACCGCCACCTTTCCCTTAATTGTTTGCGGCGTTGCTTGGTTAATTGCCGAACAACCCGTAGAAAAAGTTTCCCCAGAAAAAGACGAAGACAAAGACGATCGACAAAAACCAAACTTAGGAGTCAAACAGCAAATTAAGCAACTTTGGCGTGCGATTAGCCAAAAAACAATCTTATTACCCACCATCTTTATTTTTATCTGGCAAGCCACTCCCAGCGCTGACTCAGCTTTATTCTTTTTTACCACCAATGAACTCGGCTTTCAACCCGAATTTTTAGGACGAGTTCGTCTGGTTACTAGCATCGCTTCCTTAGTAGGAGTCTGGTTATTTCAACGTTTCTTGAAAAATGTTCCTTTCCGAGTCATTTTCGGATGGAGTACAGTAATTGCCTCCGTCTTGGGTATGACAATGCTACTATTAGTAACTCATACCAACCGAACATTAGGAATTGACGACCATTGGTTTAGTTTAGGAGATAGTCTGATTCTGACTGTAATGGGACAAATCGCCTTTATGCCCGTGTTAGTTCTCGCCGCTCGTCTCTGTCCAGAGGGAGTGGAAGCAACACTGTTTGCTTTGCTAATGTCAGTTAATAACCTAGGCGGACTTTTATCTCACGAAACCGGAGCTTTACTGACGCATTGGCTAGGCGTAACTGAAAGTAATTTTGACAATCTTTGGTTATTAGTTTTGCTTGCTAATCTTTCCACACTTTTACCACTACCATTGTTAGGCTTTTTGCCCGCCGGAGATCCTCAACAAGAAGCAAGAAAATCTTTACCAATGGCAGAAATTTACGAACATCATTCGTTAGGTTCGCAAACAGAAGAGTCTTTCTTGCCAGATGTTTTGCCCGATCTTGCTACTACCAGAACAGCGAAAGAAAGAGATAGTTTGCATCAGCATGAGTGA
- a CDS encoding glycosyltransferase family 2 protein gives MKFSIVITTYNRLSLLKRAIATALAQTIPCEVIVVDDGSSDETKSTIISWCEQLKAQGNQHLIYHCNSENLGHSKSVNRGVELASGDWVKLLDDDDYLAPNCIEEMIRAIALRPQAVICSVQAAQVDDRETVLSVTRRVGPGKAFYIPQEDIHYGMLLEQVPFGTPVQVAFRRDAFLKTGGWDSTLDANFDDIDSWIKIAQFGDAIFINKCLAYRTIWAGALNQKFTLQTRLNTNILIKEKIHALVNSKYRERIPSKENISKYMKLHWSLVALKKGNLVSALQFSFPASLSLVAWKLLLERALADESLTSQNLSAQNQEKKIGYALKI, from the coding sequence ATGAAATTCAGTATTGTTATTACCACCTACAATCGCTTATCGTTATTAAAACGCGCGATCGCTACTGCTCTTGCTCAAACTATTCCTTGTGAAGTGATTGTGGTTGATGATGGTTCTTCAGATGAAACTAAATCAACGATAATCTCTTGGTGCGAACAATTAAAGGCTCAAGGAAATCAGCATCTAATCTATCATTGTAACTCAGAAAACCTCGGTCACTCAAAATCAGTTAATCGAGGTGTGGAGTTAGCTAGTGGAGATTGGGTTAAGTTATTAGATGATGATGACTATCTGGCTCCTAATTGTATCGAAGAAATGATTCGCGCGATCGCCCTTCGTCCACAAGCGGTTATTTGTTCTGTACAAGCGGCTCAAGTTGACGATCGCGAAACTGTTCTCAGTGTAACTCGACGAGTAGGTCCAGGTAAAGCTTTTTATATTCCTCAAGAGGACATTCATTATGGTATGCTTCTCGAACAAGTTCCTTTTGGAACTCCAGTACAAGTTGCTTTTCGTCGAGATGCTTTTTTAAAGACTGGTGGCTGGGATTCTACTTTAGATGCAAATTTTGATGATATTGACTCTTGGATTAAAATTGCTCAGTTTGGTGATGCAATTTTTATTAATAAATGTCTAGCTTATCGCACAATTTGGGCTGGAGCTTTGAATCAAAAATTTACTTTACAAACAAGATTAAATACTAATATTTTAATTAAAGAAAAAATCCACGCGCTAGTTAACAGCAAGTACCGAGAGCGAATTCCTAGTAAAGAAAATATTAGTAAATATATGAAGTTGCACTGGAGTTTGGTTGCGCTCAAAAAAGGTAATTTAGTTTCGGCTTTACAGTTTTCGTTTCCAGCTTCTCTTTCTTTGGTTGCTTGGAAATTACTTTTAGAAAGAGCTTTGGCTGATGAAAGTCTTACTTCGCAGAATCTATCCGCTCAAAATCAAGAAAAAAAAATTGGTTATGCGCTGAAAATCTAA
- a CDS encoding sensor histidine kinase → MTLPSRILKTKRKIWHQLNLNSLRVRLTVGITTVSAIGLGSVTIWTTLKMQHILITTHKEDIQYIAERLPQDIEIYSQMMSSTAAMQKAIDYRTDANTVLWVQRPDRSIIVQSSIFKSPDNTSFLKSLSSVPPEPRVLEVEGRYWVLCGTNLQLDGETLGKLYVAKDVTRDLKMFLDMIPRLSIVSLLSIAAITILIALHVRRSLQPLQKMSQLTKKIDAESLGEATIHLDNAPSEVRELAQTFDEMLLRLHESWEQQRQFVSNVSHELRTPLTIVSGYLQSTLRRGSNLTEPQREALEIASSETARTISLLQTLLDLARADSGHLHLNLDTFLLNDLVKEIVEMAKQYSNRIINFETNQEHILVKADASRLKQVLLNLIDNAVKYSDSDQAITVKLASSKSQAIVQVCDRGNGIPLQHQTRIFERFYRLDEARSHSTGGTGLGLSIVKTLVEEMGGSVSVRSQLSKGSIFTVILPGEIY, encoded by the coding sequence ATGACACTACCTAGTCGGATTCTCAAAACCAAGAGGAAAATTTGGCATCAACTTAACCTCAATTCACTGCGTGTACGGCTAACAGTAGGAATTACTACCGTCTCCGCAATCGGATTAGGTAGTGTTACCATTTGGACAACACTGAAAATGCAGCATATCCTAATTACCACACATAAAGAGGATATCCAATATATCGCCGAACGACTGCCCCAAGATATAGAAATTTACAGTCAGATGATGTCGTCAACCGCAGCCATGCAAAAGGCGATCGATTATCGCACTGATGCTAATACTGTACTCTGGGTACAGCGTCCCGATCGAAGTATTATTGTCCAGTCAAGTATATTTAAATCGCCAGACAATACTTCTTTTCTCAAATCTTTATCCTCAGTACCGCCTGAACCTAGAGTATTAGAAGTAGAGGGACGTTACTGGGTACTTTGCGGAACAAATTTACAGCTAGATGGCGAAACATTAGGGAAACTCTACGTTGCCAAAGATGTTACCAGAGACTTAAAAATGTTTCTAGACATGATTCCCCGTCTCAGCATTGTCAGCTTGCTTTCTATCGCGGCAATTACAATTTTAATTGCACTTCACGTACGGCGATCGCTGCAACCTCTACAAAAAATGAGTCAGCTAACCAAAAAAATTGATGCTGAAAGTCTCGGTGAAGCTACTATTCACTTAGATAATGCTCCCAGCGAAGTTAGAGAATTAGCACAAACTTTCGATGAAATGTTACTGCGGCTCCATGAATCTTGGGAACAGCAACGGCAATTTGTTAGCAATGTTTCTCACGAATTACGTACTCCTTTAACAATTGTTTCTGGTTATCTCCAAAGCACTTTGCGTCGCGGAAGTAATTTGACGGAACCACAGCGAGAAGCTTTAGAAATTGCTTCTTCAGAAACTGCTCGTACTATTAGTTTATTACAAACTTTACTCGATTTAGCAAGAGCAGATAGCGGTCACTTACATCTAAATTTGGATACTTTTCTGCTGAATGATTTAGTTAAAGAAATCGTCGAAATGGCTAAACAATATAGCAATCGGATTATTAATTTCGAAACAAATCAAGAGCATATTTTAGTCAAAGCAGATGCTTCTCGTCTCAAACAAGTGTTGCTAAATTTGATTGATAATGCAGTTAAATACTCGGATTCTGACCAAGCTATTACTGTTAAACTAGCAAGTTCAAAGTCCCAAGCGATCGTTCAGGTTTGCGATCGCGGTAACGGTATTCCCCTACAACATCAAACCCGCATTTTTGAACGCTTTTATCGCCTTGATGAAGCTCGTTCTCATTCTACCGGAGGGACAGGTTTAGGTTTATCAATTGTGAAAACTTTAGTTGAGGAAATGGGAGGTAGCGTTTCTGTCCGTTCTCAATTAAGTAAAGGTAGCATATTTACTGTTATTTTACCAGGGGAAATTTACTAA
- the psbM gene encoding photosystem II reaction center protein PsbM, translating into MQVNELGFVASILFVLVPAVFLLILYIQTASSQGKKE; encoded by the coding sequence ATGCAAGTAAATGAGCTTGGATTTGTAGCCAGCATTTTGTTCGTGCTGGTTCCCGCAGTTTTTCTACTAATCCTGTACATTCAAACAGCTAGTAGTCAAGGTAAGAAAGAGTAA
- the ftsH3 gene encoding ATP-dependent zinc metalloprotease FtsH3, with protein MNKNKKWRNVGLYALLAIVLLALATAFLDPKTKGQITWRYDEFINKVESGQVESVKLTADRSQARVPAQNGNWVVVNLPNDPELIDILTENNVDIAVLAQNNDSAWFRVLSSLFLPILLLVGLFFLLRRAQSGPGSQAMNFGKSKARVQMEPQTQVTFGDVAGIEQAKLELNEVVDFLKNADRFTAIGAKIPKGVLLVGPPGTGKTLLARAVAGEAGVPFFSISGSEFVEMFVGVGASRVRDLFEQAKQNAPCIVFIDEIDAVGRQRGAGLGGGNDEREQTLNQLLTEMDGFEGNTGIIIIAATNRPDVLDQALLRPGRFDRQVVVDRPDYAGRLEILKVHARGKTLAKDVDLDKIARRTPGFTGADLSNLLNEAAILAARRNLTEISMDEVNDAIDRVLAGPEKKDRVMSEKRKTLVAYHEAGHALIGALMPDYDPVQKISIIPRGRAGGLTWFTPSEDRMDSGLYSRAYLQNQMAVALGGRVAEEIIFGEEEVTTGASDDLQRVARVARQMITRFGMSDILGPVALGRQNGNVFLGRDIASDRDFSDSTAATIDEEVRQLVETAYKRAKDVLESNRHVLDKLAQMLIEKETVDADELQELLATNDVKMATLA; from the coding sequence GTGAATAAAAATAAAAAGTGGCGTAACGTAGGGCTATATGCACTCTTAGCAATAGTTCTGCTCGCACTAGCAACAGCATTTTTAGACCCAAAAACTAAAGGACAAATCACTTGGAGATACGACGAATTTATCAATAAAGTAGAAAGCGGTCAGGTAGAAAGCGTTAAACTTACAGCCGATCGCTCTCAAGCCAGAGTTCCCGCCCAAAATGGTAATTGGGTAGTAGTCAACCTACCAAACGACCCCGAACTAATCGACATTTTGACCGAAAATAACGTCGATATTGCCGTTCTCGCGCAAAACAACGATAGCGCTTGGTTCCGAGTCTTAAGTAGCTTATTCTTACCAATCTTGCTACTCGTAGGTTTATTTTTCCTTCTCCGACGCGCCCAAAGCGGTCCTGGTTCGCAAGCAATGAACTTTGGTAAATCAAAAGCCAGAGTCCAAATGGAACCCCAAACCCAAGTTACCTTTGGCGACGTTGCTGGTATCGAACAAGCCAAACTCGAACTCAACGAAGTTGTTGACTTCCTCAAAAATGCCGATCGCTTCACCGCTATTGGTGCAAAAATCCCCAAAGGCGTACTTTTAGTTGGACCTCCGGGAACAGGTAAAACCCTCTTAGCCCGTGCGGTTGCTGGAGAAGCTGGCGTACCTTTCTTTAGCATCTCTGGTTCCGAGTTTGTGGAAATGTTCGTTGGTGTGGGTGCTTCCCGCGTTCGCGACTTATTCGAGCAAGCCAAACAAAATGCTCCTTGTATCGTCTTTATCGACGAGATCGACGCAGTTGGTCGTCAACGGGGTGCAGGTTTAGGTGGTGGTAACGACGAACGCGAGCAAACTCTGAACCAACTACTTACCGAAATGGATGGCTTTGAAGGCAATACCGGGATTATTATCATTGCCGCTACTAACCGTCCCGATGTTTTAGACCAAGCCTTATTGCGTCCTGGTCGTTTCGATCGCCAAGTGGTCGTCGATCGCCCGGACTATGCAGGTCGTCTCGAAATTCTCAAAGTTCACGCTCGTGGCAAAACTTTAGCCAAAGACGTAGACTTAGACAAAATTGCTCGGCGTACGCCTGGTTTTACAGGTGCGGATCTTTCCAACCTCCTCAACGAAGCCGCAATTTTAGCTGCGCGACGTAATCTCACCGAAATTTCAATGGATGAGGTAAATGACGCGATCGATCGCGTGCTTGCAGGTCCGGAGAAAAAAGACCGCGTGATGAGCGAAAAACGCAAAACCTTAGTTGCTTATCACGAAGCAGGTCACGCCCTCATTGGTGCGTTAATGCCTGACTACGACCCGGTACAAAAAATTAGCATTATTCCTCGCGGTCGTGCTGGTGGCTTAACTTGGTTCACCCCTAGCGAAGATCGGATGGACTCTGGCTTATATTCCCGCGCTTATCTGCAAAATCAAATGGCTGTCGCTTTAGGTGGTCGTGTCGCTGAAGAAATTATCTTCGGTGAAGAAGAAGTGACTACTGGTGCTTCTGATGATTTACAGCGAGTAGCTAGGGTCGCGCGACAAATGATTACTCGTTTTGGAATGAGCGATATTCTCGGTCCAGTGGCTTTAGGTCGCCAAAACGGTAACGTTTTCCTCGGTCGCGATATTGCTAGCGATCGCGATTTTTCTGACTCCACTGCGGCGACAATTGATGAAGAAGTTCGTCAGCTTGTGGAGACAGCCTACAAGCGGGCGAAAGATGTCTTAGAAAGTAATCGTCATGTCCTTGACAAATTGGCACAAATGCTGATCGAAAAAGAAACTGTTGATGCTGACGAATTGCAAGAATTGTTAGCCACTAATGATGTGAAAATGGCAACTTTGGCTTAA
- a CDS encoding 2Fe-2S iron-sulfur cluster-binding protein translates to MANIKFVKENQEIVAADGANLRQKALENGIDLYTLMGKMMNCGGYGQCGTCLVEVVEGMENLSPRTEAEKQKLKKRPDNYRLACQTSVNGSVSINTKPKR, encoded by the coding sequence ATGGCTAACATCAAATTTGTCAAGGAAAATCAAGAAATTGTTGCTGCCGACGGAGCTAATTTAAGACAGAAAGCCCTAGAAAATGGCATTGACCTTTACACCTTAATGGGCAAAATGATGAACTGTGGGGGATACGGTCAATGTGGCACTTGTCTGGTTGAGGTGGTGGAGGGAATGGAAAACCTTTCTCCTCGCACCGAAGCAGAAAAGCAAAAGCTGAAAAAAAGACCAGACAACTACCGCCTAGCTTGCCAAACTTCAGTCAATGGTTCAGTAAGCATTAATACTAAACCAAAACGTTAA
- a CDS encoding CHASE2 domain-containing protein: MLKKLMGQVRHSWANWAEIRFVAITVLTITGVLVGGRHWGGLQILELLAYDQLMRWREDEPTDPRLLLVTITEDDLRAQQRWPIPDSAIAQALARLQSYQPRAIGIDIYRDFPVPPGHEQLVAQLEKPNLVAIRSIDTLSGTPAPPEVPPERVGFNDLALDPDGVVRRNILFSEAKDGTIFSFSLRLALAYLQGEGIFPKGEEGTNYLKLGDEVFVPLQPESGGYQNIDAQGYQILLNYRSRQNFAREVTLSQVLYGSIDPNWVRDKVVLMGSTAPSLKDTHFIPYSPGLSESRQMAGVVIHAQMVSQILDAATGERPLFWYWSEKQEIFWIIVWVLLGGIVAWWFRHPLTISLLVSGCLVILSGSGFYLFTRSGWVPLATPALGFIFTVGTVLTYQSYQDRQQHKIVMKLLGQNTSPEIAEALWQKRDRLLESGKLPGVQLTATMLFLDLKGFSTISEQMAPSDLLDWLNQLLEVITHEVLSHHGVVNKFTGDGVMAVFGVPMSRQHKQEVLLDAQRAVECAVAIAEHLEAMNQNWRSLGLPTIQMRIGIFTGPVVVGSLGGKDRLEYGVLGDSVNTAARLEACEKDRQPNNCRILIAKETLVFLEDKFKVESWGLLALKGKKQMVDVYLVLGRR, from the coding sequence ATGCTTAAGAAGCTAATGGGTCAGGTTCGCCATTCATGGGCAAACTGGGCTGAGATAAGATTTGTTGCGATTACAGTTTTAACCATCACTGGTGTGCTAGTAGGTGGACGGCATTGGGGTGGGCTGCAAATTCTGGAGTTGCTAGCTTATGACCAATTGATGCGTTGGCGAGAGGATGAACCAACCGATCCGAGGTTATTACTGGTAACAATTACCGAAGATGATTTACGAGCGCAGCAGAGATGGCCAATTCCGGATTCAGCGATCGCCCAAGCTTTAGCTAGATTACAATCTTATCAACCGAGAGCGATCGGGATCGATATTTATCGCGATTTTCCTGTCCCTCCAGGTCACGAACAATTAGTCGCACAACTGGAAAAACCCAATCTGGTTGCGATTCGCAGTATCGATACTCTGTCGGGAACTCCTGCACCGCCTGAAGTTCCTCCGGAGCGAGTCGGATTTAACGATCTCGCCCTCGATCCCGATGGTGTAGTTCGCCGCAATATTTTGTTTTCTGAGGCGAAAGATGGCACGATTTTCTCTTTTTCTTTACGTTTGGCTTTAGCTTATTTACAAGGAGAAGGTATCTTCCCCAAGGGAGAAGAAGGAACAAACTATCTAAAGTTGGGAGATGAAGTTTTTGTTCCTCTGCAACCAGAATCTGGTGGTTATCAAAATATTGATGCTCAAGGCTACCAAATTTTACTCAACTACCGTTCTCGGCAGAATTTCGCACGAGAAGTGACGTTATCTCAGGTTCTCTATGGCTCGATCGACCCAAATTGGGTGAGAGATAAAGTTGTTTTGATGGGTAGCACTGCTCCTAGTCTTAAAGATACTCATTTTATTCCTTATAGCCCAGGATTAAGTGAATCTCGCCAAATGGCAGGGGTGGTTATTCACGCTCAAATGGTTTCTCAAATCTTGGATGCGGCTACGGGAGAAAGACCTTTATTTTGGTATTGGTCTGAAAAACAAGAAATATTTTGGATTATTGTCTGGGTGTTACTGGGTGGGATTGTTGCTTGGTGGTTTCGCCATCCTCTGACGATTAGTTTGCTCGTTAGTGGCTGTTTAGTTATTCTCTCAGGCAGTGGCTTTTATTTATTTACTCGTTCGGGATGGGTACCTTTAGCAACCCCGGCTTTAGGATTTATCTTCACTGTGGGTACGGTGCTGACTTATCAGTCTTATCAGGATCGTCAACAACATAAAATCGTCATGAAGTTATTGGGACAAAATACTTCGCCAGAGATTGCTGAGGCGCTTTGGCAAAAACGCGATCGCCTCTTGGAATCGGGTAAGTTACCGGGAGTGCAACTAACGGCGACGATGTTGTTTCTGGATCTTAAAGGGTTTAGTACCATCTCCGAACAAATGGCTCCCTCAGATTTGCTGGATTGGTTGAATCAACTCTTAGAAGTGATTACTCATGAGGTATTGTCCCATCACGGTGTAGTTAATAAGTTTACTGGCGATGGCGTAATGGCAGTTTTTGGTGTCCCGATGTCTCGCCAACACAAACAAGAAGTGCTTCTCGATGCTCAACGAGCAGTAGAATGTGCTGTGGCGATCGCCGAACATCTGGAAGCGATGAACCAAAATTGGCGATCGCTTGGCTTACCTACAATCCAAATGCGCATCGGCATTTTTACAGGTCCTGTGGTAGTGGGCAGTTTGGGAGGAAAAGATCGCCTAGAATACGGTGTCCTTGGTGATAGCGTTAATACTGCTGCCCGTCTCGAAGCTTGTGAAAAAGATCGCCAACCTAACAACTGTCGCATTCTGATTGCTAAAGAAACCTTAGTTTTTCTTGAGGATAAGTTTAAAGTAGAATCCTGGGGACTTTTAGCCCTCAAAGGAAAAAAACAAATGGTTGATGTTTATCTAGTGCTTGGACGTAGGTGA